A window from Culex pipiens pallens isolate TS chromosome 3, TS_CPP_V2, whole genome shotgun sequence encodes these proteins:
- the LOC128093379 gene encoding basic proline-rich protein-like translates to MHQKKRRKFHLVQVGFEPTTDQRPPTPPPPPPPPPPPPPPPPPPPPPPPPPHPPPPPPPPPPPPPPPPPPPPPPPPPPPPPPPPPPHPPPPPPPPPPPPPPPPPPPPPPPPPPPPPPPPPPPPAPPPPPPPPPPPPPPPPPPPPPPPPPPPPPPPPPPPHPPPPPPPPPPPPPPPPPPPPPPPAPAPPPPPPPPPPPPPPPPPPPPPPPPPPPPPPPPPPPPPPPPPPPPPPPPPPPPPPPPPPPPPPPPPPPPPPPPPPPPPPPPAPPPPPPPPPPPPPPPPPPPPPPPPPPPPPPPPPPPPAPPPPPPPPPPPPPPPPPPPPPPPPPPPPPPPPPPPPPPPPPPPPPPPPPPPPPPPPPPPPPPPPPPPPPPPPPPPPPPPPPPPPPPPPPPPPPPPPPPPPPPPPPPPPPPPPPPPPPPPPPPPPPPPPPPPPPPPPPPPPPPPPPPPPPPPPPPPPPPPPPPPPPPPPPPPHPPPPPPPPQLPPLSHFVTLGRCNI, encoded by the exons ATGCATCAGAAAAAGCGAAGAAAATTCCACTTGGTGCAGGTGGGATTTGAacccacaactgatcaacg cccccccaccccccccccccccccccccccccccccccccccccccccccccccccccccccccccccccccccccccccccccccaccccccccccccccccccccccccccccccccccccccccccccccccccccccccccccccccccccccccccccccccccccccccccccccccccccccccacccccccccccccccccccccccccccccccccccccccccccccccccccccccccccccccccccccccccccccccccccccccccccccccccccccccccccccgccccccccccccccccccccccccccccccccccccccccccccccccccccccccccccccccccccccccccccccccccccccccccccccccccccccccccccaccccccccccccccccccccccccccccccccccccccccccccccccccccccccccccccccccccccgcccccgccccccccccccccccccccccccccccccccccccccccccccccccccccccccccccccccccccccccccccccccccccccccccccccccccccccccccccccccccccccccccccccccccacccccccccccccccccccccccccccccccccccccccccccccccccccccccccccccccccccccccccccccccccccccccccccccccccccccccccccccccgccccccccccccccccccccccccccccccccccccccccccccccccccccccccccccccccccccccccccccccccccccccccccccccccccccccccccccccgcccccccccccccccccccccccccccccccccccccccccccccccccccccccccccccccccccccccccccccccccccccccccccccccccccccccccccccccccccccccccccccccccccccccccccccccccccccccccccccccccccccccccccccccccccccccccccccccccacccccccccccccccccccccccccccccccccccccccccccccccccccccccccccccccccccccccccccccaccccccccccccccccccccccccccccccccccccccccccccccccccccccccccccccccccccccccccccccccccccccccccccccccccccccccccccccacccccccccccccccccccccccccccccccccccccccccccccccccccccccccccccccccccccccccccccccccccccccccccccccccccccccccccccccccccccccccccccccccccccaccccccccccccccccccccccccccaactccCCCCTTTGTCACATTTTGTCACACTTGGTCGGTGTAATATTTGA